One stretch of Zingiber officinale cultivar Zhangliang chromosome 6B, Zo_v1.1, whole genome shotgun sequence DNA includes these proteins:
- the LOC121991937 gene encoding hexose carrier protein HEX6-like, with the protein MAIHFSAPIEAGTTAYNDKITLFVVLSCVTAVMGGVIFGYDIGVSGGVTSMEAFLEKFFPAVYARMRGDTLVSNYCKFDSQLLTAFTSSLYVAGLFATLAAAPATRGLGRRPTMIVGGASFFAGAALGGAGTTIYMVIVGRVLLGIGLGLTNLAVPLYLSEMAPPRYRGAFNNSFQFSIGIGALSASLVNYGTEKIPGGWGWRVSLALATVPAFLLSLGALFLPETPNSLLQQGGDPLAAKRVLQKIRGATDVDAEFDDLVAAADASRGIRSPFCQILRREHRPHLVMAVAIPFFQQVTGINVIAFYVPVLIRTIGLGESTALLSAVMTSVVGSASTLISMFVVDRVGRWALFLAGGIQMLVTQVMIGGILARQLGDEGGVSRGYAYLLLVLIAVYVAGFGWSWGPLGWLVPSEIFPLEIRSAGQSITVAVNFLFTFVVAQTFLAMLCRMKSGIFFFFAGWLVAMTAFVYWMLPETRNIPMEQMGKVWREHWFWKKVVGGSQGADPKMNDLS; encoded by the exons ATGGCTATCCACTTCTCTGCTCCCATCGAAGCAGGAACCACCGCCTACAATGACAAGATCACGCTCTTCGTCGTCCTCTCCTGCGTCACCGCCGTCATGGGCGGTGTCATCTTCGGCTACGATATCGGCGTCTCAG GCGGAGTGACTTCCATGGAGGCGTTCCTGGAGAAGTTCTTCCCGGCGGTGTACGCCCGGATGCGGGGCGACACGCTCGTGAGCAACTACTGCAAGTTCGACAGCCAGTTGTTGACGGCCTTCACGTCCTCACTCTACGTCGCCGGGCTCTTCGCCACCTTAGCCGCGGCGCCGGCCACGCGGGGCCTCGGCCGCAGGCCGACGATGATCGTCGGCGGGGCGTCCTTCTTCGCCGGCGCCGCGCTCGGAGGCGCCGGCACCACCATCTACATGGTCATCGTCGGCAGGGTGTTGCTCGGCATCGGCCTAGGATTGACCAATCTG GCAGTTCCGCTTTACCTGTCGGAGATGGCGCCGCCTCGCTACCGCGGCGCCTTCAACAACAGCTTCCAGTTCAGCATCGGCATCGGCGCTCTCTCCGCCAGCCTCGTCAATTACGGCACCGAGAAGATCCCCGGCGGGTGGGGGTGGCGCGTCTCCCTCGCCCTTGCCACTGTGCCGGCGTTCCTCCTCTCCCTCGGCGCGCTCTTCCTACCGGAGACGCCCAACAGCCTCCTGCAGCAGGGCGGCGACCCCCTCGCCGCCAAGCGCGTCCTCCAGAAGATCCGCGGCGCCACCGACGTGGACGCCGAGTTCGATGACCTAGTTGCGGCCGCCGACGCCTCCCGAGGGATCCGGAGCCCCTTCTGCCAGATCCTCCGCCGCGAGCATCGCCCCCACCTCGTAATGGCCGTCGCGATCCCCTTCTTCCAGCAGGTGACTGGCATCAACGTCATCGCCTTCTACGTGCCGGTGCTGATCCGCACGATCGGCCTCGGGGAGAGCACCGCGCTGTTGTCGGCCGTCATGACCAGCGTCGTGGGCTCCGCATCGACGTTGATCTCGATGTTCGTCGTCGATCGGGTGGGGCGGTGGGCGCTCTTCCTAGCCGGGGGAATCCAGATGCTGGTGACCCAAGTGATGATTGGGGGAATCCTGGCGAGACAGTTGGGGGACGAAGGAGGGGTGAGCCGGGGCTACGCCTACCTCCTCCTTGTGCTGATCGCCGTGTACGTCGCCGGATTCGGATGGTCGTGGGGGCCGCTCGGCTGGCTGGTGCCCAGCGAGATATTCCCATTAGAGATCCGGTCAGCAGGGCAGAGCATCACCGTGGCGGTGAACTTTCTGTTCACCTTCGTGGTGGCGCAGACGTTCCTGGCGATGCTGTGCCGCATGAAGTCGGGGATCTTCTTCTTTTTCGCCGGATGGCTGGTGGCGATGACCGCGTTCGTATACTGGATGCTGCCGGAGACGAGGAATATTCCGATGGAGCAGATGGGGAAGGTGTGGAGGGAGCACTGGTTTTGGAAGAAAGTCGTTGGAGGAAGCCAAGGAGCGGATCCCAAAATGAATGATCTGTCATAA
- the LOC121990750 gene encoding uncharacterized protein LOC121990750, which yields MYHLISNYDCLLFYDDELEAIVIAFSIEDSLDDKEGSRSQIILGKQRRAFIRRNRLEGHIRLFNDYFVDASIYPPNIFRRRFRMNRDLFPRILNNVENYESYFVQRRNATGMLGLSSFQKMITTLRIFAYGVGADLMDEYVRIGETTTIKSINFFVKTVNSIFGDEYLQSPNSNDIVRLLAIGENEYFKICWGNIDCMY from the coding sequence ATGTATCATTTAATTAGTAATTACGATTGTCTACTTTTTTATGATGATGAATTGGAAGCAATTGTAATTGCCTTTTCAATTGAAGATTCATTGGATGATAAAGAAGGTTCGCGATCGCAGATCATTCTTGGCAAGCAACGACGTGCGTTTATTAGGAGAAATCGTTTGGAGGGTCACATACGTCTCTTCAATGACTACTTTGTTGATGCATCAATATATCCTCCTAATATATTCAGGAGGAGGTTTCGGATGAATCGTGATCTCTTTCCTCGAATTCTTAACAATGTGGAGAATTATGAGTCATACTTCGTTCAAAGAAGAAATGCTACCGGAATGCTTGGGCTTTCTTCTTTTCAAAAGATGATTACCACCCTGAGGATCTTTGCTTATGGAGTTGGAGCTGATCTCATGGATGAGTATGTAAGAATTGGAGAAACCACAACAATAAAGAGCataaatttttttgtcaaaacggTAAACTCGATCTTTGGAGATGAGTACTTGCAGTCTCCAAATAGCAATGACATTGTTAGATTGCTAGCAATTGGTGAAAATGAATATTTCAAGATATGTTGGGGGAATATTGACTGTATGTACTGA